The following are from one region of the Candidatus Methylomirabilota bacterium genome:
- a CDS encoding O-antigen ligase family protein → MTALHRAVFGAFVVGLGVSITLSESALALLTLLWLWRLRDPAARAAARFPLWAPVLAFSAVTLVSALASGHPTTALAASKGLLLVASLYVTADALPGPADGHRFLSALLVVVALAAVVGLLQTAACPGPEPDYGWPSWLYHRCYRARGFFSIYMTLAGVLSLALLAGLPRLLPGAAVARWTIAPWLVSLLGLLATYTRGAWMGFGAAVLSLLPLTRKGRWLLLAGLVLLAIGTLGGPKHLRERFLTMGNPEDPTVKERVYMWRSGLAIWREHPVLGVGPGELKRVYERYALPEAVKKRTGHVHNTPLQMLVERGALGLAAWLWIWGAFFARAIVVLRRLPEEATSERTLVVGSLAAIVGFLVAGLSEFNFGDSEVAMVAWAMMALPWVVQGTVEASSRRMERA, encoded by the coding sequence TTGACCGCTCTCCACCGCGCCGTCTTCGGGGCGTTCGTCGTGGGCCTCGGCGTGTCCATCACGCTGTCCGAGTCCGCACTCGCGCTGCTGACGCTGCTCTGGCTCTGGCGCCTGCGCGATCCGGCCGCGCGGGCGGCCGCGCGCTTTCCGCTCTGGGCCCCGGTCCTGGCCTTCAGCGCGGTGACCCTCGTCTCGGCGCTGGCCTCCGGGCACCCGACGACCGCGCTCGCCGCCTCGAAAGGGCTGCTGCTCGTCGCCTCCCTGTACGTGACGGCCGACGCGCTGCCCGGGCCTGCCGACGGCCATCGGTTTCTGTCCGCGCTGCTCGTGGTGGTGGCACTCGCGGCGGTGGTCGGGCTGCTGCAGACCGCGGCGTGCCCGGGGCCCGAGCCGGACTACGGCTGGCCCTCCTGGCTGTATCACCGGTGCTACCGGGCGCGCGGCTTCTTCAGCATCTACATGACGCTGGCCGGCGTGCTGAGCCTGGCGCTGCTGGCCGGCCTGCCTCGGCTCCTGCCGGGCGCCGCGGTGGCGCGCTGGACGATCGCGCCGTGGCTGGTCTCGCTGCTGGGCTTGCTCGCGACCTACACGCGGGGGGCGTGGATGGGATTCGGTGCGGCGGTGCTGTCCCTGCTACCGCTGACCCGCAAGGGACGGTGGCTCCTGCTCGCCGGTCTCGTCCTGCTCGCGATCGGCACGCTGGGCGGCCCGAAGCACCTGCGCGAGCGATTCCTCACCATGGGCAATCCCGAGGACCCCACGGTGAAGGAGCGGGTCTACATGTGGCGCAGCGGGCTGGCGATCTGGCGCGAGCACCCGGTGCTCGGGGTCGGGCCCGGCGAGCTCAAGCGCGTGTACGAGCGCTACGCCCTGCCCGAGGCGGTGAAGAAGCGCACCGGGCACGTGCACAACACGCCGCTCCAGATGCTGGTGGAGCGCGGCGCGCTCGGCCTCGCCGCGTGGCTCTGGATCTGGGGGGCCTTCTTCGCGCGAGCTATCGTGGTGCTGAGGCGGTTGCCCGAGGAGGCGACCAGCGAGCGCACCCTCGTCGTCGGCAGCCTGGCGGCCATCGTGGGATTCCTGGTCGCGGGGCTCTCCGAGTTCAACTTCGGGGACTCGGAGGTGGCAATGGTTGCCTGGGCAATGATGGCGCTACCGTGGGTGGTGCAGGGGACGGTGGAGGCTTCGTCCCGGCGAATGGAGCGAGCATGA
- a CDS encoding methyltransferase domain-containing protein, translating to MTPYADPRPVGDIESCYFYHRMELPGVGVVGGQWDLRRSIEDYLAGFPFAGKRVLDVGAASGFPSFEMERRGADVVSFDMSPDGRWDIVPLAGADLDAAVQHKRESWKALTNAYWFAHAALRSSARVCYGDIYRLPEALGDFDVAFLGSVLLHLQDPFEALRSAARRTRDVLIVTEPAYPAPGAQMEFVPTRLGPSDTWWRLSQGCIAQMMDVLGFDIASITHSRHILVDEKNPRAFEFFSVVGRRGGAGS from the coding sequence ATGACCCCGTATGCGGATCCGAGACCGGTTGGCGATATCGAGAGCTGCTACTTCTATCACCGCATGGAGCTGCCCGGCGTCGGGGTCGTGGGGGGCCAGTGGGACTTGCGCCGGAGCATCGAGGACTACCTGGCGGGCTTTCCGTTTGCGGGCAAGCGCGTGCTGGATGTCGGGGCGGCCAGCGGCTTCCCGAGCTTCGAGATGGAGCGGCGCGGGGCCGACGTGGTCTCCTTCGACATGTCGCCGGACGGCCGGTGGGACATCGTTCCGCTGGCCGGCGCGGACCTGGATGCGGCGGTCCAGCACAAGCGCGAGTCGTGGAAGGCGCTCACCAACGCGTACTGGTTCGCGCACGCCGCGCTGCGATCGAGCGCCAGGGTCTGCTACGGGGATATCTATCGGCTCCCCGAGGCCCTGGGCGACTTCGACGTGGCGTTTCTCGGCTCCGTGCTGCTGCACCTGCAGGATCCGTTCGAGGCTCTGCGCTCTGCGGCGCGCCGTACCCGGGATGTCCTGATCGTGACCGAGCCGGCCTATCCGGCCCCGGGTGCCCAGATGGAATTCGTGCCCACGCGGCTCGGCCCATCGGACACCTGGTGGCGTCTGTCGCAGGGATGCATCGCCCAGATGATGGACGTGCTGGGCTTTGACATCGCCTCCATCACCCACAGTCGGCACATCCTGGTCGATGAGAAGAATCCGCGCGCTTTCGAGTTCTTCTCGGTGGTGGGGCGTCGAGGAGGGGCGGGAAGCTAG